DNA from Roseimicrobium sp. ORNL1:
TTCTGTGCGGTCACGCGTTTGATCTTCTGCGAGATGAAGTTGTCGATCGCATTCTGCGTCGGGTATCCCTCAGTTGCTTCCGGGACCTTCACTTCCGGAGTGTCGGCAAGCCACTTGGTGGCAGCTTCATGGCGCTTCACCCAGTAGCCGGCCTGTCCACGGCGGAGAGCAGCACGGGCTTCTGAATTTACCTCAGCGAGCTTCAGGTCCTGCTTCGCTTCATAGGCCGCCCAGGCCTGATCGTTGTAGGCGAGGGGTTCCTTGCCCGGAGTGAGCAGTTCCCAGGTCTCCGTGCCCTGCTTCGACCAGGCCACGACCATTTCTCCGGTTTCCGGGCGGCGACGATTCTTCGCGCCCAGCACACCGCCCACCATCTGCTCGAGCATCACCACATGCTCGCCACCCTTGAACTCGAACTCAATGACCGACTCCTGCGTTCCGGGAGGAGCAAAGCGGAAATCCGGGCCAAGGTCGAGATAGGTGGCCTGCTCTGCGACATAACCATGACCACCGCTGTCCGGCTTGGCGAAGGCTAGCTTCATGACAAGCTTGCCATCAATGTACAACTGCGAGGCGCTGCGGCCACGCAGCAGCAGGCGGTGCTTGCCTTCGGGCAGGGTTACCTTGGCAGCGGCGCGAAGCACCAGCGGATTGGCACGATCACCGCGTACCCCCGTGTCCACGTACTTCTGGGGAATATCGCTGATGCCGAAGGCCGCGATGTCATACGACTCATCAGCCTTGGGTGGGACGGTCGGCCAGGCGTTCTTGGCCGGCACGCCACTCTCACAGATCTCCACGCGCACGAGGCCTTTTGGAAGCGTGTCCGGATTCACCACCGGAGGAGGGGGAATGAACTGATAACGCTGGGCCAGCAATGTCTCCGGCACTGCTTTCCGATAGATCGCGATCTCATCCAGCCAGCCGCGCAACGTGTTGCCTTCGCCGCCACCGTAGCCAGTGCCAATCATGATGTCGTCGCCATCCTGCACGGGAGCGCGGTCAGATTTGCCATCCAGATCCCAGGTGCCCTTCACTTCCTTGCCATCGATAAAGCCGCGGATGCTGGATCCCTTGCCGAAGGTGTAAGTCACAGCAACGTGGTGCCAGCCACTGCCGGGCGTGAACCCTTCCGTGGTCACCCAGCGGTGGTAGCCTTCCTTCTCCCCTGGCTTGTCAGGAAGACTGCGGAACAGAAACGTAGGCCGCGCCTCGCCGCCTTCACCCTTGAGGCGGAGTGCGTAGTTTTGATTCTCCGGGGTGAAGTCCTTGCTCTTGTTGCGGCCCTTGCCGATGAGGTAGCAGTACGAGCCGTTGCGAATCTCCTCCACGTTCACCCAGGCTTCGAGCGTGATGGCATCGCCCATGCCGAAGCGCACGTTGGTGTCGGGCAGGTCGGATTCCTTCACCACAATGGCGGTGTTGGTGCCACCAAAGTAGGCTGCTTTGTTGTCCGCATGAAATGCCGGGAAGGTGGGAGGCAGGGGACCATCTTCAAGTTGCTCCTTGCCCTTCCACTTACCAGCTTCCTTGGCATCAAAGGTCCACTTTGCGATGGGCTTGTAATCCGCGGCTTTGGGATTCTCCTTGGAATCATTCTGCGCATCATTCGCAGTGTCGTTGTTGCCAGCATCAGTCTGCGCAAGCAGCGGTGTGGCAGCCAAGGCGAGTGCGAAGGGGAGTATCCTGAAATGCTTCATGGTGAGGTAGGTCGATGATAACGAAATCCGGCTGGAGATTCCAACACCGCAAAGAGGTGAATTTTGGCTCCCCCATTTGGGGGATGGATTTGTAATGAGCTTGTAATGAGTTGTTTGGGATTGGGTCGGTGTTCCCGTTTTTGCTGAAGGCGACACCGGCCGAAAGGAAAATCTGCAAATCAAGGCAGCGGCGGCTGTCTTGACACTTTTTGTCGAGCTATTTACCCTCGATTTCATGAAAACGATTCGGGCGCTTGGGGTGACCTTGATGGCGGTTTCAATGACGTTTGCCAGCACCGTGCTGGCAGGACCCGGTGGCCAGATTGGCGTCGGGAATCGGGTGGCTGCGATGTGGAGCAATGGTGGCTATTTCCTCGGCACGGTGACGGAGATCGAAGGCGACCGTTATAACATCCTTTTTGAAGATGGAGATCGGTTGGCGGTGAACTCCGCAAATGTGGTCGCGCTTCGCGAGGACATGCCTTTCTCAGTAGGCGATCGCGTAGTCGCAGCATGGAAGGGCATCTCCATGTACCCCGGTGTGGTGACCAAGGTGCATGCGAAATCCTGCATGGTGGGATGGGATGACGGAGATGAGCCTCTGCTCGTGGCGAAGGACAAGATCTTCCACGCGGACAAGGCGGTGGCGGCGACGACGGCAGCAACTGCCTTCAATGTGGGCGATCATGTGACCGCCATGTGGAGGGATTCACGCTACTATCCTGGCATCGTGACCGAGGTTCGCGGCAGCCAGTGCCTCATCAAATGGGACGATGGCGACGAGCCTCTCTTTGTCCTCCAAGAGCACATCCGTTCGCTGTCGAATGCTCCGTCAGCATCACTGAACGTGGGTGACCACGTCCTCGCCACCTGGAAGGATGGTCACAAGTACCCGGGCGTCATCGCTGAGGCTCGTGGGGACTTGTTCCTCATCAGGTGGGACGATGGCGATGAGCCCATGCTGGTGGCGAAGGACAAGATTCTTCCCTTCCCTCAGCAGCAGGTGCAATTGCTCCCAGGCGCGACCCCTACACGGCAGGAGTCAAATAGAGAGCACTAGGCTGCAGATGGCGCGAGCGAGATGCAGGCCACCGCCATGGCGGCCACGCCTTCCTCGCGTCCTACGAAGCCGAGGCGCTCATTCGTGGTCGCCTTGACACCCACGCGATCTGGCGAAATGCCAAGCGCAGCACCGATGCGTTCCTTCATGGCGGCAGCGTGAGGCCTTACCTTCGGCGCTTCCGCGATCACCGTGCTGTCCACGTTCTCAATACTGGCGCCTTTGCTCCGAGCAATCTCCGCGACTTTCTCCAGAATCTTCAGGCTGCTGATGCCCTCAATGCTGGCATCCGAAGGGGGAAACCAATAGCCGATGTCCGGCTCACCGAGGGCTCCGAGCACAGCATCCGCGATGGCATGGCTGAGCACATCCGCATCCGAGTGGCCCTTCAAGCCTTTGGCATGGGGAATCTCCACGCCACCGAGGATGAAGGCGCGGCCTTCTGCATATTGATGAACGTCGTAACCGATGCCTACGCGGGTCATGAATTTTGTCGTTTGATGCGTGAAAGGATTCTGCGGACAGCGACAGGGTTCTTGCGGCTATCGAGCACGGCCTTGATGGTTACCGTTTCGCCATCAATCGTGTAGTAGATGGCGAATGGATGATGAGAACAATTGGTCTTGTGGTAGTGTTTGAGTCGCTTTGAGTGCACGCCACCCAAGGTCGCTAGTCGATCAAGGTCTTCTGCAAGGCACTGAAGAAAATATCTCCCAGCGCCAGATTCCTGATTATCGTAGAACTCGCAGGCCTCCTCGATGTGAAAAGTCGCCGTATTGGCGATCGCAACTTTCATTGGAACTTGGCGAAGAGTTCCTTTTTAACATCTTCCCAATCCCTGATCTCTTCCTCGCCACTGGCAATGCGCTGCTCGACGCCGGCAAGTACCTCCGCGTGCCACGCTGGCATTTCCAATTCCTCGGAGTTCTTCTCAATATCCTCCCAGATGGTCTCTATCAGAGCCATCTTCTCGGCGGTAGTCATTTCAGACAGCGGAAGAACGACGTTCATACTCTCAGGATACGATTGAAGGGACCGTGGCGCAACGCCCGATTCGCCTCAAAGAAACTCCGTGAGATCAACCTTGCCGTTCGTGGCGCAGATGAAGAGCTTGCCCTCGTGGGTGCGGCTGGGCTGTTCGATGAATTCGCCACCGGCTTCGATCAGGAGCAGCTTGCCTGCGGCGATGTCCCATTCGCTGAGCTGTTCCTCGACATAGGCATCAAGGCGTCCGCAGGCGATGTAGGCCAGGGCCAGAGCGGCGCTGCCGAGCATGCGGGTCTTGCGCACGGCCACGGAGATGCGCTTGTAGCGGTCGAAGCTGGCTTCGATGGCTTCGCGGCTCTTGGAGAAGCCGACGGTCACCACGGCATCGGCGAGATGCGCACGGGAACTGGTGCGGATGGGTTTGCCATTGAGCGTGGGCTTGCTGCCCTTCTCGATGGCCCAAGTTTCCTTCTGGATGGGATCGTAGATGACACCGGCGACGAGTTCGCCCTTCTCCTTCACGCCGATGGAGACGCAGAAGTGTGGGATGCCGTAGAAGTAGTTCACCGTGCCATCGATGGGATCCACGATCCACTCGGTGGTGCTCTGAAGATTCCCGTCGCTGCCTTCCTCACCCAGCACGGCGTGATCTGGGAAGTGCTTCAGGATGATGTCCGTGATGATCTGCTGGCTGCGCACATCGAGCTCCAGCTTGATGTCGTACTGCAGCATCTCATTCACGGAGAGGTCCGAGCCGAAGTGCTCACGTTGCAGTTGGCCGGCGGCTTGCGCGGCTTCGATGGCGACATTCAACAAGGAACTCATGGATGCGTTTTTTCCGCTGCCAGCTTCGCGACCCTCCGGATGATTTCGCGGGCCAGCGAACGTTTTGATTGCTTGGGAAGCGGTTCGGTATTCCCGGAAGGGAAGCAGAGAATGACTTCGTTTTCCGCGCTGTCAAACCCTGTGTCCGCCCGGCTGACATCGTTGGCAATCACAAGGTCGCAGCCCTTGCGCTGGAGCTTGGCCATGGCGTTCTCCACGAGGTGCTCCGTTTCCGCGGCAAAGCCGACCAGAAAGCCCTGGTACCCAAACACCGTCCTCATGGAGCCGAGTACATCCGGGGTGCGCTCCAGTTCCAGCGTGAGGGTTTCGTCATGCTTCTTGATCTTCTGGCTCTGCACCGTCTTGGCCCGGTAGTCGGCCACGGCAGCGGCGTGAATGGCGATATGCGGTGCGCTGGCCTTGCAGAATGACTGCACGGCCTCCCACATCTGCTGGGCGGATTCCACCTTCACGAGGTGCACGCCTTCTGGTGCGGCAAGTGCCACGGGCCCACTTACCAAGGTGACCTCATACCCCGCTTCCTTCGCTGCTTCCGCGAGCGCATAGCCCATCTTGCCGGAGGAGCGGTTGGAAAGGAACCGCACGGGATCCAATGCCTCGCGTGTGGGTCCTGCGGTGATGAGGAGGTGCATTGAGGAAACGTAGCTCGCGAGTCCCTTCGCGAGGTATTGTCTTGCGTGCTCCCTGACTCGCGAAGGGACTCGCGAGCTGCGTTAGACCGCTCAGGCCGCTCTTCCTTCCAGCACTTCCATTGCCCTCGCCACCACGCCCTCCACGGGCCAGAGGCGACCGCTGCCTTCATAACCGCACGCGAGCATGCCGTCATCTGGACCGATGAAATGGTGCCCCCAGGACTTGAGCGTTTCCACGTTCTTCTGCGTGGCAGGGTGCGCCCACATTTTGCCATTCATGGCAGGTGCAACGAGCACCGGAGCGCGCGTGGCCAGCGCTATGGTGGTGAGGGCATCATTCGCCAGTCCATGAGCCATGGCGGCGAGTACATTCGCCGAAGCGGGCGCGATGAGCAGCAGGTTGGCGCTGTCCGCGAGACCAATGTGCGTGGGCCGCCAGCTCTCCTTTTCATCGAAGAGGTCGGTCACCACCGGCTGCTTTGAGAGCACCTGCAGGGTGAGCGGCGTGATGAATTGCTGCGAGTCCTTCGTCATCACGCAGGTGACCTTGCAGCCCTGCTTCACGAGCTGGCTGGCGAGGTCTGCTGCCTTGTACGCGGCAATGGAGCCGGTGACGCCGAGGAGGATGTGTTTCATCTGTTGTGGTTACACCCTAATACGCCCCACGAGGCACCGCAAGACATGGGTGCGGGCCGGGCCTCGGACGATACGGTCAGGCTGAGACCTTTCCGCCGGTCCTGAGGATGGTGGTGAAGAAGCGAAACGTGTCCGCCACGTGCTCCGTCCAGTACTCCCAGGTGTGGGCTCCGGGGTACTCCTCGTACACATGGGGAATGCCCTCGTGCAGGAGGTCGGCGTGCAGCACGCGATTGTACTCAATGAGGTCATCCTCCGTGCCGCAGTCGAAGCGCAGCGGAGGAAGCTTTCCGCGACGGTGCAGCATGGCCTCGAAGACGCCCGGCTCCTCATCTGGAGAGAGCTTGAATGCATCCACGGATTCCTCCACGAAGCCCTCCATCTGGCGGAAGTCCGTGATGCTGCTGTGGGCGCTGATGCCTGCGAACTTTTCCGCGAAGAGTGTCCCCAGCCGCAAGGCGCCGTAGCCACCCATGCTCAGGCCACTGATGAAACGCGGCGACCGCGTGACGCGCGGCTCCACGTGAGCGGCGAGGGCGGGCACTTCTTCCACTATCCACTTCGCATAGTCCGCGTCCTGATGGTGCAGGTATCCAGAGCCATCCCCCCAGAGACCGTCGGAGGGCATGGCGAGCATCATGGGCTCGCATTCGCCGGACTTGATGAGCTTTTGCAGCACGCGATGCGCGGCGCCTTTGAGTGCCCAGGCCCAGTGGCTGCCGTAGACGCCGTGAAGCAGCAGCACCAGGGGAAGCGGCTTTTTGTCCGGTGCGCCTTCCGGAATGTAGAAGGTCACGTCCGCCCGCCGCTTCAGGGCCGGTGACTTCACAGTCGCGAAACGCAAACCCGGCTCGGTGAGCGAAGGCTCCGAAAGTTCGACGGTGCGGAATGGTGTGGCCTCGCTCATGGCTTGCGTTGCTATTGAGGTTTCACGGAGAAATCACTGTCCGCCATGCTGCGCAGCACGAGTTCGCGCGTCACGCACCAGTCGTCCATTTCCAGCACCTTGAGGATCGCATCCGCCACGTGTCGTGGAGTGAGGAATTTTTCCACCGGCGCCTTGCGGTCAGAAGCTCCGTCCCAGAAAGCGGTATCCACGCCTCCCGGTAGCACAGCGGTGACGCGCACGCCATGGGCGGCTGCCTCCTCCTGCAGGCCCTGCGTGAAGCCGCGCACGCCCCACTTGGCCGCGCAATAGACCGTTTCGCTGGGGATGCCACGCAGGCTTGCGGTGGAGATCACATTCACAATGTGGCCGGACTTGCGGGTCAGCATGCGGCGCAGGGCTTCCTGGGAGCCGAGGATGGTGCCTTTGAGGTTCACATCCAGCATGAGGTCGATTTCCTCTTCGGTGTAATCCGGAATCCAGCGGTGGCGAGCGAGGCCGGCGTTGTTGATCCACACGGCGATGGGGCCGTGCTTTGCCTCCACTTCCTCGGCGAGTTCGCGTACTTCGGACTGTTTGGTCACATCGCAGGTCAGGGGGAGCAGGTCATCCATGCCCACCATTTCGACAGCGGAGGCCAGGGCCTCGGCATCCACGTCTGCCATGGCCACTTTCATGCCGGCGCGTGCCAGTTCCTCACAAAGCGCGAAGCCGATGCCACGCGCTGCCCCTGTCACTACAGCTACCTTGTCCCGGAGAATCATGCCCCGAATGTTGGCGGGGAGAGGAAACTGGCCAGTGGTTTTTCGGGCTGCACTCGTGGTTGATTGTGACAGGGGGCTGGGCGATGAAGACTGTCCACCCATGCCCGCCGTTCCTTCAGAATCCACCAGTGGTCAAATCCTCGCCCGCGACTGGCGCGACTACGAACTGCTGGATACCGGAGACGGCATGAAGCTGGAGCGCTGGGGCGAGTATGTACTGGCGCGTCCTGACCCCCAAGTCATCTGGCCGCGCAGCGGCGAGTGGAAGCAATGGGACGCCTGGTACCACCGCAGTGACAAGGGTGGGGGACGCTGGGAGTATCGGCGGAAGCTGCCGACTGCGTGGAATATCAAGTATGGCGGGCTGACCTTCAAAATTTCGCCCACCGGATTCAAGCACACCGGCCTCTTCCCGGAGCAGGCGGTGAACTGGGACTGGTGCAGCGGCCTGATTCGCCAGGCCAAATCAAAGGCAAAAGACCGTGAACTGTCCGTGCTCAACCTCTTCGGCTACACCGGCGCCGCCACCGTGGCAGCGGCTGCTGCAGGAGCGAGCGTGTGCCACGTGGATGCCGCGAAAGGCATGGTGGAGTGGTGCGGTGAGAACGCGCGCCTCAGCGGTCTGGGCAAGGCTCCCATCCGCTACATCGTGGATGACTGCATGGCCTACGTGCGCCGCGAGATTCGCCGTGGCCGGAAGTATGACGGCCTCATCATGGACCCGCCGAGCTATGGCCACGGAGCAGCCGGGGAGGTGTGGAAAATGGAAGCACACCTCTGGCCCTTGCTGGAGGAGTGCAAGAAGCTGCTTTCGGATGAGCCCATCTTCTTCCTGGTGAACGCTTACACGACTGGCCTGTCACCCACGGCACTGGGAAATGTCATGACGCAGTTGCTGGGCCCGACGGGTGGAAAGCTGGCGACCGGTGAGGTGGGATTGCCGATCACGCGGGGTGGGTTGACGCTGCCTTGTGGGATTTATGGGCGGTGGTCGTGGTAAGGCCTGAAGGTGCTGGGTGTGGTCACCTGCATGGGATTCAACGCAGAGACACAGAGACGCAGAGGAACTTCGGAGACTGAGGTTGAAGAGGTCTAGAACCTCCAGTTTGCGTTCAGGCTGATGGTGTGATTCGCTTCATCGGTGCGGCCAAACTCGGCGTGGTAGAAGAGCCCGCCAAAGAAGGTACGGTCCACCTGGACGTTCACGCCGCCACCGAGAAAAAAGGCATCGCGCTCAGGGTCCTCAGTGAGATAATCGAATCCGGGACCTGAGCCTCCGGCGAGTCTTGTGTGGAGTGTCTCGCCATCTTGCAGGAACTCATGCTGCCAGAACGCTCGCAACTCAGGAATCACCGTCACCTCCCCGGGCAGCGTGATGGTGTAAGCGACACGTGCGCCGAGGTAGCTGCGCAAGCTATCCACGCTCGCATCATCCAAGCGTAGATTCAGGCTGTCCGCACCGTTCTCGGTGAGGCCATCCAGACTCTGCCGGGTGTATTGAAGGGCGATGCTCGGACCAAAGGTGAAGCTGCCCGCCTCGAAATCATAACCGGTGCCGAAGCTCGCGGAGACCTCATGCCCATCGGGCTCGCTGCTCGCGGTGCGATCGAGCGTGGGCAGCACGATGGCACGCCGCACTTCGTATTCAATGTCCCCGCCTTCCACCGTGGCATGCGCGTAGAAGTTGCCGCGATCATAGAGCGCATAGGCGCCAAAGGTCACCTTCTCCAGATCCGTGCGGTCGCGGCCTGGGTAATCGCTCTCGCCGAATTGATAGCCGGCAAAGATACCCAGGGCGAATTGATCACTCACCGCATAGTCCGCACCGGCGAGGAAGGTGCCGCTGTCGAAATCGCGATCCGGCGTGGTGCCCCAACCCGTTTGAGAAAAGAGTCCCGTCGCCTGCGTCCACACCACCCATCGATCGTCTTCAGGAGGAGCGAGGCCGTCCTGCACGGCTTTCACGTTCTTGGGATTCTTCGTGCTGGGTGTCTGTGGCGTGGCCTGTCGATAGGCTTCGGCACCCATGGTGCGGATGGCGAGGCGGCGTGAGCTGAATTGCTGGTGCAGTCCCTGCATCTGGCTGTGCGCGAGTTCGGTGCTGATCTGCAGCGCGGCGTCGTAGTGACCGGGCAGAATGGCCTCGAACGCCGCGGGGTATTGCTCCTCCCGCAGCATGTCGAGCGCGAGCGTGGTCACGCCGATGTCTCCATCTTCGATGCCAATCCACTGACCGAGCGCTTTCGCCAGTCGTGTCTGGTTCGGCGTTTCCGCTACCAGGGTGTAACTCGCCGGCGCGACCAGCAGGATGCCAGTGCCACTGACGGTGTAGAATCGCCCGCGATTCGCCGAGGGATGCGGCATGGTGATGCGTGAGAAGTGTCCCTTGATGTGTCCCGCGCGCAGGAAAGGGAATTGGTCACCATACTCCAGATCCGCACCCAGCGAGCGCACATCCAGGGTGCCTCCGAGATGAGCGGTACCGCTGACGATCAATTGATCAAAGCGGTGCTGATTGGCAAGCTCCAGCTCCAGCGTACCGCTGCCTGCCTGCCGGTAGTTCCCGTGAATGGTGAGTGTGCCCACCGAGTTCCCCGGAGCCACGGTGCCGTGATTGAGTACGTTGCCGATGATGATGCCACTGCCACCCAGCGTGCCGGCAGGATTCACCCGCACGAATGGAGAGCGCAGCACGGTGTTCACATACAGTCCGCCCTGCTGGATGAGCGTGGTTCCCGCGTAGGAAGGTTGGGCACCTGCGAGGATGAGCCGCCCGGGACCTGACTTGGTGAATGTACCCGGCACAGAGATGGGCGCAGCGATGGTGGCGCGCGCACCTCCCACCACATTCACCTCCGCATCCCCCAGTGAGTACAGCTTCTGTCCCGCAGGTGATACGATGCGATAGCCGTTCACTTCGAAGATGAGCTTCTGGAAAGGCACATCACTTCCGAGAGTGACCACCCCGGGGTGAGCGGTGAAAATCGCGGTCTGTCCAGCCCATGGGCCATTGATGTTGCCTGCTCGATTCGTCCAGTCCGTATCCGTGACATTCCAGATGCCACTCTGTCCGTCGATGGATCCATTGGCGGTAACGTTGCTGCCATCCCAGTATTGCATGCCAGTCGCGGCATTGGCGTCCACCACCACTACCACCAGATTCACTTCGCCATCGGTGCTCGTATCGATGGCAAAGTTTCCGGGATTGAACCCTGCAGGAACGCTTTGAATCGTGAGCAGGGCGTCTGTGAGCGTGCCTCCGTAGGTCATCAGATTGTAGGTGTCTGCAGTGAAGCCACCTCCATCCGTGATGCGTAGCAGGCCATCCAGCAGCAGGTCACCATCCACCTGGATGTGGCTGTTGCTGGGATTGCCCGGAGCGCCAAGAGTGAAGGCAAGGACGGAGGTGTTGTTCAAGTTGAGCGAGCCCACACGCAGTGCTCCGGGAGTGGTGCCATCGCCGGGATGGATGATACCTCCGGCTCCGATGGTCACCGAGTTCTCCACCCGGCCAATGCCACCGAAGGTCGCGTCGCTGGCCACGGTGACGTTGGAGGAAGCCAGCGAACCATTCACATACATGGCGCCTGCATTGACTGCCGTATCTCCCAAGTAGGTGTGGGCACCTGTGAGAATCAAGGTGCCAGTGCCACCCTTTGCGATGCCACCACTGCCGATGACGGGTGCATTGATCGTTGCCACCGCGCCGGAGTTCACCAGCACCACGGCATCAGTAGTGGGATGCAGAGCATAGAGCTGAGCCAGATCCTGATTGATGACATAGCCGCTGGTGATGAACTGCAGTCCTTCAAAGTCGATGTCGTCTCCCAGAGTGACCGTGCCCGCCGTGCCCTGGAAGATGGCCGTCTTGCTATTCCATCCTGAGTTGGGGATCCCTACTTCAGTGGTCCAGTTGGCCGTGGTGTTGTTCCAGGTTCCCGTGCCACCATCCACCACATTGTTGCCCAGGACATTCGGTCCATCCCAGTACTGCAAATCCGTGAACCCGACGATGAGATTCACCTGGCCTGCCGTGGCCGTATCGATGGTGTAGTTCAGCCCAAGCGGCACATCGCCGAGGCCAAGTCCAAAGTTGTTCGTGAGCGTGCTGTAGTTGATGAGGCGATACGTGCCGACGTTGAAACCGGTAAGCGCGTCGATGTTCAGTACGCCGTCCAAAGTTAGAGCTCCATTCACCTGAAGAAGGTCACTGTCCGTACCTGCGATGCCGGGAGGCTGCGGCGGGCCAAGTTCGTAGTCCAGGAGCGAGAGATTGTTCAGGAGCAGGCTCCCCACGGTCAGGGTTCCCGGACTGGCTCCGGGGGCAATCCTGCCGCCGTTGTTGATGGTGGAACTACCTGTGATGCTTCCTGTACCACCAAGGGTGGCCCCATCACTCACCGTCACGGCAGAGAGAGTCATGGAGCCATTCACCCTTAGCGTGCCTGCGCTCACCAGCGTCGCGCCGGCATAGCTCGTGGTGCCTGAGAGGGTCAGAATTCCCAGACCCGTCTTCGTCATTCCTCCTGCTCCACTCAGCGGCGCGCCAATTCCAATGTTGAAGCCATTGCTGTCGATCGTCGCTCCACCGCTCTTGAACTCCACATCCCCGGATTCAAACCCCGCGAGGAACTCCGCTTCATTGGCAGTGGCGCGCAAAGTCCCACCGTCAATATTGAGTTTGGCGCCTGCTACTCCACTGCCACCACCAAATCCGCCTTCTCGAATCTGCTTCGTCACCATCAGTGCGCCACTGCGTACGTCCAACACAGATGGAAACGGCTCGTCGCTGGCCACATTGAGGCGGACCGTTCTTGCTGTGACGGTGGCTTGATTCTCCACGGTCAGTGTTCCCGTTCCGAAGAAGCCCAACTCTAGATCCTCAGTCATCGTCCAGGAAGTGCCACTGCCCGAGACCGTGGCAGTGCCGATGGCCCCATCCAGGTCTCCGATAAAACCAGCCCTGCTCTCAACTGTAGCGCCACTGTTCACGGTGAAGGTGCCAGTGCCATTCACTCCCACCGCGATCTGTTCAGTCAGATGGATGCCTGACCCCGCTCCGGTGACCGTGACTTCGGCTGTGGTGCCAGGGTTTCCCGCAATCGACAGATACCTGCCTGTCAGCTGGCCTCCTTTCTCAAATACGGCTTCACTGTCGTTGAACACGCCGACTTGGAGTTCCCCATCGAAGATACTGGCAGTGCCCGTCAGGGTGAGCTTGGAATTGGCTCCTGAGACTAGCAGATGCCCTTCGCCGAGGTCCCCAAGAAAGGAACCTCCCATGCTCAGGGAATCGGCACGAAACTCACCACCATTCAGTACATGCAATGTGCCATCGCCGCCCTCACCGATCGCGCTCGCGAATCCCGCCAGCGAGGAGGCGTCCCACAGCGAGTTCGCACCCGTCACGGTAATTTTTGAAGTGCTGGTTGCCCGCCGGGCCACGTCTACAAAGCTGCTTCTCATCACGGCTCCATTCTCCACGGACACTGTCGCGGATCCCTGGTCACCAATCAGCGCCCAGCCGCTGTTGTTCCACACCGTGCCTGCGCCCTGGAGGGTGAGCTGGTGCACTCCTCCTGCGGTGCCAGCCATTTGAAAGGAGGCG
Protein-coding regions in this window:
- a CDS encoding addiction module protein, whose product is MNVVLPLSEMTTAEKMALIETIWEDIEKNSEELEMPAWHAEVLAGVEQRIASGEEEIRDWEDVKKELFAKFQ
- a CDS encoding flavoprotein; the protein is MKHILLGVTGSIAAYKAADLASQLVKQGCKVTCVMTKDSQQFITPLTLQVLSKQPVVTDLFDEKESWRPTHIGLADSANLLLIAPASANVLAAMAHGLANDALTTIALATRAPVLVAPAMNGKMWAHPATQKNVETLKSWGHHFIGPDDGMLACGYEGSGRLWPVEGVVARAMEVLEGRAA
- a CDS encoding DUF4537 domain-containing protein produces the protein MKTIRALGVTLMAVSMTFASTVLAGPGGQIGVGNRVAAMWSNGGYFLGTVTEIEGDRYNILFEDGDRLAVNSANVVALREDMPFSVGDRVVAAWKGISMYPGVVTKVHAKSCMVGWDDGDEPLLVAKDKIFHADKAVAATTAATAFNVGDHVTAMWRDSRYYPGIVTEVRGSQCLIKWDDGDEPLFVLQEHIRSLSNAPSASLNVGDHVLATWKDGHKYPGVIAEARGDLFLIRWDDGDEPMLVAKDKILPFPQQQVQLLPGATPTRQESNREH
- the ispF gene encoding 2-C-methyl-D-erythritol 2,4-cyclodiphosphate synthase, producing the protein MTRVGIGYDVHQYAEGRAFILGGVEIPHAKGLKGHSDADVLSHAIADAVLGALGEPDIGYWFPPSDASIEGISSLKILEKVAEIARSKGASIENVDSTVIAEAPKVRPHAAAMKERIGAALGISPDRVGVKATTNERLGFVGREEGVAAMAVACISLAPSAA
- a CDS encoding SDR family oxidoreductase, whose amino-acid sequence is MILRDKVAVVTGAARGIGFALCEELARAGMKVAMADVDAEALASAVEMVGMDDLLPLTCDVTKQSEVRELAEEVEAKHGPIAVWINNAGLARHRWIPDYTEEEIDLMLDVNLKGTILGSQEALRRMLTRKSGHIVNVISTASLRGIPSETVYCAAKWGVRGFTQGLQEEAAAHGVRVTAVLPGGVDTAFWDGASDRKAPVEKFLTPRHVADAILKVLEMDDWCVTRELVLRSMADSDFSVKPQ
- a CDS encoding inositol monophosphatase family protein; the protein is MSSLLNVAIEAAQAAGQLQREHFGSDLSVNEMLQYDIKLELDVRSQQIITDIILKHFPDHAVLGEEGSDGNLQSTTEWIVDPIDGTVNYFYGIPHFCVSIGVKEKGELVAGVIYDPIQKETWAIEKGSKPTLNGKPIRTSSRAHLADAVVTVGFSKSREAIEASFDRYKRISVAVRKTRMLGSAALALAYIACGRLDAYVEEQLSEWDIAAGKLLLIEAGGEFIEQPSRTHEGKLFICATNGKVDLTEFL
- a CDS encoding phosphopantothenoylcysteine decarboxylase, which produces MHLLITAGPTREALDPVRFLSNRSSGKMGYALAEAAKEAGYEVTLVSGPVALAAPEGVHLVKVESAQQMWEAVQSFCKASAPHIAIHAAAVADYRAKTVQSQKIKKHDETLTLELERTPDVLGSMRTVFGYQGFLVGFAAETEHLVENAMAKLQRKGCDLVIANDVSRADTGFDSAENEVILCFPSGNTEPLPKQSKRSLAREIIRRVAKLAAEKTHP
- a CDS encoding class I SAM-dependent methyltransferase, whose amino-acid sequence is MPAVPSESTSGQILARDWRDYELLDTGDGMKLERWGEYVLARPDPQVIWPRSGEWKQWDAWYHRSDKGGGRWEYRRKLPTAWNIKYGGLTFKISPTGFKHTGLFPEQAVNWDWCSGLIRQAKSKAKDRELSVLNLFGYTGAATVAAAAAGASVCHVDAAKGMVEWCGENARLSGLGKAPIRYIVDDCMAYVRREIRRGRKYDGLIMDPPSYGHGAAGEVWKMEAHLWPLLEECKKLLSDEPIFFLVNAYTTGLSPTALGNVMTQLLGPTGGKLATGEVGLPITRGGLTLPCGIYGRWSW
- a CDS encoding type II toxin-antitoxin system RelE/ParE family toxin; the protein is MKVAIANTATFHIEEACEFYDNQESGAGRYFLQCLAEDLDRLATLGGVHSKRLKHYHKTNCSHHPFAIYYTIDGETVTIKAVLDSRKNPVAVRRILSRIKRQNS
- a CDS encoding alpha/beta fold hydrolase, with translation MSEATPFRTVELSEPSLTEPGLRFATVKSPALKRRADVTFYIPEGAPDKKPLPLVLLLHGVYGSHWAWALKGAAHRVLQKLIKSGECEPMMLAMPSDGLWGDGSGYLHHQDADYAKWIVEEVPALAAHVEPRVTRSPRFISGLSMGGYGALRLGTLFAEKFAGISAHSSITDFRQMEGFVEESVDAFKLSPDEEPGVFEAMLHRRGKLPPLRFDCGTEDDLIEYNRVLHADLLHEGIPHVYEEYPGAHTWEYWTEHVADTFRFFTTILRTGGKVSA